GAAACTTACTTCAATGAGCTTGTGAACAGAAGCTTGATCGAGCCGTTATTTGATATTTATGGCTCTATACATGCTTGTCGCATACACGATAGTGTACTTGATCTAATTTGTTCCTTGGCGAGTGAAGAGAACTTTGTTACTATAGTGAGTGGTATTAGTGATACCATTTCTTCGGAGGGCATTGTCCGTAGATGGTCCCTCCAAAATGTTAGAAAAGAAGAAGGTCAAACCAGGCCTCTCAGGTCTAGGAGTATAGGACAAGCAAGGTCTGTTGTTACATTTGCACCTGCTATTGATATAATGCCACCATTGTCAAGCTTTGTTGTTTTGCGTGTATTAGATTTGAATTTGTATGGATATGATGGTACTAAGGAGGACCATCTCAACCTTCAAGAGCTGGGGTGTTTACTTCACTTGAGGTACCTACGTCTATCTGGACATGGAATTACTGAGTTGCCGAAAGAGATTGGAAAGTTGAAGTTTTTGCAGGTGTTGATTGTGCCTGGCTCTACAAGGCTGCCGTCGACTGTGATTAAGCTCACAAGATTGATGTGCCTACGTACTAATGATGGGGGGTCTCAGCTTCCAGATGGTGTTGAAAACCTGAGATCAATGGAAGTGTTGAATAAGATCAAGGTTGGCTCTGTAAGCATTGTGCAAGAACTGGGCAGCATGCACAGACTTAGGGAGCTGAATATTCAGTTTGAGAGCTCAGAGCCTCTGGAAGCTTTTGTGGAGTCACTAGGGAAAATGCAAAAGATCCAGCGTGTAGAAATCAGTGCCAAGTGTAAGCATGAAGTTTCAATGGATCTGTTGGGTGAAGGTTGGGTGCCCCCGGCAAGTCTTCGGGAGTTTTCCATGGACAAAGGTGTCAGATTATCTACGCTGCCAGCATGGAATCCATATCATCTGTCACAACTCTCCAAATTAGAAATAAATGTAGGGGATGTGCGACAGGAGGATCTGGAATTTCTTGAAAGGTTACCGGCTCTTCGGAATCTCTGGTTATTTAGCGACAACCAAAGGCCGCTAGTCGTTTGCGCCGAGGGGTTCCGTTGTTTGGAAAGGTTCACCTTCATTTCCAAGTCACCGAGACAACTACTGTTCCAGCGTGGAGCTTTGCCCAAGGCCGAAGACGTTTATGTCCTTATCGGTTGGCGGGTGGCAAAAGAGGAAGCAGCTGGCAGCGGTGGCGATTGGTTTGACGTTGGCATGGAGAACCTTGCGTCCCTTCGGGAGGTCCAAGTCTGGTTCGACCGTTCAGGAGTGACGATCGGGGAGGCCAAGCAAGCGGAGGCTGCGCTGGAGAAGGCCCATCCTAACCGTCCCACCTTTTACATCTTCTTCGACAAGTCCATACCAGAAGGTTAGTAGTACGTCATTAAAAGCCATGATACTTGTCGTTTCCGCTCCATAGTgcctttatgcatgcatgcatgcttgtcGTTACTGAATCACTGACCGGCCTTTCCTTCTTCCTTCCTTAATTTAGATGCTCGCGATGAGGATGTCTACACCAAGCGTGTTGACAGCAGCGATCGACGATGAAGAGTCGGAGTGAAGACCTGCAGGTTAGATACAGTTTGGTTTCCAGTTAAAAAGAAAATAATTTAAAGGTTGCAAACTGTGTAGTACATATAGATTTTCTTTCCCACACATTCATATAGCCATGTTATACCTTCTGACACTACTTTTTTTTAATAGTGTGCCATTGTTTATTGGATATGCACATCTGCAAAACATATGCGTATCGGCGGATGCAGCATCGACCAAAGACTCGTCACTCCTCCGTGAGCTTATTTCTTGGCTCaacgagaaaaaaaaggagaaaagtatatgaaaaaattacaaaaaaaaagtaTTCGCTCGCTAATAGTAGTTGAGTTTCTTTCTAGGCTTAAGCAAAAAAAATGGGGAGGgagtatttaaaaaaacaaaaaaatgcctttCGTAGTTTaatgtgtgtgtgtttttttttcTCATTCAAGATCAACTTATTTTCTCCAACAAAAAAAGAGTAAATATATTTACTACTATGCTCTTTAGTTTGCTTATTTATTTATAAAAATATCTTGTTTCCATTTTAGCCAAaaaaatattactccctccatttttatatacaaggccacaatcaaaattacaatttgcaactatacaaggccacaaacactAATCGAGACAAAATTGATGGTGTTCGCCTCGTACTAGCAAAAGAGGACATTAATTATCCTTTGCATGCGCCTCATTAATCAACCAAAAGGAGGGAAAGCATTGACTTGTTATAGGTAGAAcagaaaaatatgcattaattaacACGACAAACAAGGAGATAATCTAGCTTGCAATATTGACTTAAGCACACATTTacttttgccttggtacctgtaatatgtgtttgtggccttgtatacaaaaatggagggagtaaaaaAGATTGTGTTTACTTTCTAGTGTTTAGAGGCATGTTGGCCCaagaaaaaaaaaatccaaaaatatgtatAGGTGCTAGGTTTTATACCATTTgcttactgttttggggtcccggagtgatttccatgattgacgaaccccaaggtgcgcttacgtgtcggtcatcaacactcgtagtttcagccgtttctggcccgttttgtggactattactcactgttttggggtcccggagtgagtcccacgattgacaaaccccaaggtgcgctNNNNNNNNNNNNNNNNNNNNNNNNNNNNNNNNNNNNNNNNNNNNNNNNNNNNNNNNNNNNNNNNNNNNNNNNNNNNNNNNNNNNNNNNNNNNNNNNNNNNNNNNNNNNNNNNNNNNNNNNNNNNNNNNNNNNNNNNNNNNNNNNNNNNNNNNNNNNNNNNNNNNNNNNNNNNNNNNNNNNNNNNNNNNNNNNNNNNNNNNNNNNNNNNNNNNNNNNNNNNNNNNNNNNNNNNNNNNNNNNNNNNNNNNNNNNNNNNNNNNNNNNNNNNNNNNNNNNNNNNNNNNNNNNNNNNNNNNNNNNNNNNNNNNNNNNNNNNNNNNNNNNNNNNNNNNNNNNNNNNNNNNNNNNNNNNNNNNNNNNNNNNNNNNNNNNNNNNNNNNNNNNNNNNNNNNNNNNNNNNNNNNNNNNNNNNNNNNNNNNNNNNNNNNNNNNNNNNNNNNNNNNNNNNNNNNNNNNNNNNNNNNNNNNNNNNNNNNNNNNNNNNNNNNNNNNNNNNNNNNNNNNNNNNNNNNNNNNNNNNNNNNNNNNNNNNNNNNNNNNNNNNNNNNNNNNNNNNNNNNNNNNNNNNNNNNNNNNNNNNNNNNNNNNNNNNNNNNNNNNNNNNNNNNNNNNNNNNNNNNNNNNNNNNNNNNNNNN
The Triticum aestivum cultivar Chinese Spring unplaced genomic scaffold, IWGSC CS RefSeq v2.1 scaffold179, whole genome shotgun sequence DNA segment above includes these coding regions:
- the LOC123175334 gene encoding disease resistance protein RGA5, whose amino-acid sequence is MEPLSDDDSKRLFYKRIFSLESGCPPEFEELSGEILKKCGGVPLAIITIASLLASGQHVKPMNEWHVLLESIGRGLTENRSAKEMIRILSFSYYDLPSHMKTCLLYLSMFPEDSKIIKDQLIWMWIAESFVQCEKENTNLFEVGETYFNELVNRSLIEPLFDIYGSIHACRIHDSVLDLICSLASEENFVTIVSGISDTISSEGIVRRWSLQNVRKEEGQTRPLRSRSIGQARSVVTFAPAIDIMPPLSSFVVLRVLDLNLYGYDGTKEDHLNLQELGCLLHLRYLRLSGHGITELPKEIGKLKFLQVLIVPGSTRLPSTVIKLTRLMCLRTNDGGSQLPDGVENLRSMEVLNKIKVGSVSIVQELGSMHRLRELNIQFESSEPLEAFVESLGKMQKIQRVEISAKCKHEVSMDLLGEGWVPPASLREFSMDKGVRLSTLPAWNPYHLSQLSKLEINVGDVRQEDLEFLERLPALRNLWLFSDNQRPLVVCAEGFRCLERFTFISKSPRQLLFQRGALPKAEDVYVLIGWRVAKEEAAGSGGDWFDVGMENLASLREVQVWFDRSGVTIGEAKQAEAALEKAHPNRPTFYIFFDKSIPEDARDEDVYTKRVDSSDRR